In one window of Gossypium hirsutum isolate 1008001.06 chromosome A01, Gossypium_hirsutum_v2.1, whole genome shotgun sequence DNA:
- the LOC107893403 gene encoding 40S ribosomal protein S14-3 produces the protein MSRRKVREPKEENTTLGPAVRDGEHVFGVAHIFASFNDTFIHVTDLSGRETMVRITGGMKVKADRDESSPYAAMLAAQDVSQRCKELGITALHIKLRATGGNKTKTPGPGAQSALRALARSGMKIGRIEDVTPIPTDSTRRKGGRRGRRL, from the exons ATG TCGAGGAGAAAGGTTAGGGAGCCCAAGGAGGAGAATACTACCCTTGGGCCGGCTGTACGAGACGGCGAACATGTTTTCGGGGTGGCTCACATTTTTGCTTCATTTAATGACACATTTATT CATGTAACAGATTTGTCTGGAAGGGAAACAATGGTTCGCATTACGG GTGGTATGAAGGTGAAAGCTGATAGGGATGAGTCTTCCCCTTATGCCGCCATGCTTGCAGCACAAGATGTTTCTCAACGCTGCAAG GAGTTGGGTATTACAGCCCTTCATATAAAGCTTCGAGCTACTGGAGGGAACAAAACCAAGACACCTGGTCCTGGTGCCCAGTCAGCACTTAGAGCCCTCGCTCGTTCTGGCATGAAAATTGGACGCATAG AGGATGTCACCCCCATTCCCACCGATAGTACTCGTAGAAAGGGTGGCAGACGCGGAAGAAGGCTGTGA